The genomic window cgcgattaattgtttgacagcactaattttattatttagttattatgtGAAAACAGTATGAAGAATTACagtcttaaattattattaattagcatCCAGTCTTAAATTTGCATTGATAGCTAATTAAGTACCGTGATAGTAACGTTTGAACTTCTCAGTGTTTGTGATGTGCTTTAcatgaatatacattttaaatgaatatttttcttaatataatCAATTTGGAGAATATTTGACAATCATGTCGagggtaaataatgacaaatgttgtATTAGatgaacagaaacaaaacaaattcagtgtgattttactgtaaaaataatacatttgtgccacatgcaaaaaaaaataaaaaaacaaaacagatttggGCCCCATTCATTTGCAGTGTAAATGTTGCTACAAGTGTGTCTGTGATGTGCTGTCAATCACATGTGACTCATAATCTCACCATTACTGCCGCCTCATGGCTGATGTGATGATGACATCATGACATGTTTCCAGCAGGAtgcatgcataaattaaattaaataaattcatgcatttagcagatgcgttTATCCGAATCACCTGCACTCAGGCTAACATTTtgtacctaacatgtgttccctgggaatcgaacccacaaccttgtgctgttaacacaatgtttcacaattttCTGTTTCAGGTGACAGACTTCGGTTTCGCCAAGCGGGTCAAGGGTCGCACGTGGACCCTGTGCGGCACCCCGGAGTATCTGGCCCCAGAGATCATCCTCAGCAAGGTGAGGCGTGCTGTTTCTCTGAGGAGACGGGACACGACAGCAGTCCCAGTCTCATTAATAAAGCGCCAGCACCGTAAGAGCTCACTTTCAGCTGACAGATGCCTTCTGTGCTGTACAGCTACTCTGAGCACTTTATCTGACTGAAACGACAcaatttaatattcaaatattgaGTAATGGGCGAAAGTTTGGGAAAttcatattatgatttttttgaaagaagtctcttctgctcatgaaggatgcatttatttgttaaagaaatacagtaaaacagtaatattgtgaaatgttattgcaatttaaaatgtctgttttatgtgaatgtattataaaatgtcatttattgtgATGCTCAGcagaatgttcagcatcattcctccagtctccagcatcacatgatcttcacaaatcatgaaaatatactgatttactgcatttattttaattattatcagtCGTGCTGCTTCAAattgttgtggaaactgtgatacataggattctttgatgaataggatgttaaaagaacagcatttatttctaaTAGAAATCTTTGATGTGATATACATCTAtactgtcactttgatcaatttaatgcatccttggtgaataaaagtgttcatttctcttttctttcccCAAACCTCACTACACCAGACTTTTGACTGGTGGTCTTCCACGGTTTCCATAAAAAATGAACACTGATAATACTCAGAAATGTTTCGTGAgcagtatattagaataatttctgaagaattatgAGACGCTGAAGACAAATACAGCTTTgagcacaggaataaatgacatgtaTTCTTCTAGAAACCACCTGTTTTAATTTGCAgaagtattactgtttttactgtatttgtgatcaaagcCGTGAGCAGAGGAGACTTGATTTGTTAACTTGCATCACACTAAACCTTTGAGGTTCCTGATCTTGAAATCTTCTGTTCCTCGACATGAATATGTGCAGTGGTAGCTCCACTAACATTCGCTCCGTCTGTGAAACATGCACAGTTTGTGAGTGTTTAATATCTGTCTCTCGTAGGGGTATAATAAGGCTGTGGACTGGTGGGCTCTGGGTGTGCTGATGTATGAGATGGCTGCCGGTTATCCTCCGTTTTTTGCCGATCAACCCATTCAGATCTATGAAAAGATTGTCTCAGGAAAGGTAATGAAACACTAGCGTTCAGATTGAAAATGGCTCAAATATCTCCGCTTTATCTGAGAGTCTTGTCTTGATCCCAGGCCGGTTTACTGGTGTCTGGTTCAGTTAGGCTCTTCCCCGTCTGAACCACGCTCTTGTCACAGGTACGATTCCCGTCGCACTTCAGCTCCGACCTGAAGGACCTGCTGAGGAACCTGCTGCAGGTGGACCTCACCAAACGCTACGGAAACCTTAAAAACGGAGTAAACGACATCAAAGGACACAAGTGGTTCTCAACTACTGACTGGATCGCCATTTACCAGCGGAGGGTGAGCGATCTGATGCATTCAGTGCTTCCCAAGCCTCGTAGCTCATGTTATACTGGATGTGGTTTAGGATCATCACAAGCAGTGCTGGGGGTACACTAGTTCTGtcatcagattactttttcaaggaACTACTAATGTAATGtgttacttttacatttacaagaCAAAATCGGACTTAATTTTTCACTTAAGTAacaccagttactttgtttcctCATTCATCCACGACACTCTCCTGTCTCCGTGTTTAGAGAAATTGGAGGCACTTCCTTCAGCCTCAGATATTTGGTGTGAAAGAACCTGCCAGAGATATCACTTTTGAGttttttgtactttaaattaaaaattgcatttatgcatttagcagacacttttttccaaagcgactcatgattcaggctatcaatttttacctattgtGTGTTCCCTAGGATTCAAACCCTACACATTACGCTTGAtattgcaatgctctaccaattgagctacaggaacacttaattGATCTTAAATGTAAAAGACACGTCCCAGCTCAGGAGTCAGAAAGTGACAcgatgcattactttccataacgCTTTTCGTAACTTATTTATGAAATAACTCAATATTGTAATTCATTACTTAAGTAACTTTCCCCAGCACTGATCACTAGTATTATTAAACCATATCATTTGTCATAGTTAAAAATTGGAGTATAAGAGTATGGTTTAAAGCAAATATCAACATCTGTGACCTGCATTACATTAATATAttctgaaacaatacttttttttcttgctcCTTTTTCTTTAATAATCAGAGCAATTCGCCAATTATTTTATGATTCATGTTAAGGGTAAATTACGACAAATGTTAAGTTAGATGAACAGAAATATATCAAATTCATCATAACGTcgatatttgtgaaatgtatattATGGACTTTCAGTCTCATTTCTGACGTAGTATTAATAGCTAATTAGTAACATTAGGACTTTTGTCCTAAATTTTAAGAGCAAATATCAAATTTTGTGATCTGCTTAACATTTATATATCTTAAAGATGTTTTTGTACCTTTCTCTGTATTAGGAAAATATTTTTCTGATCCAAATCAAGGGTAaatcatgataggtaaaaattgatagcctgaatgcactgtataaGTCGCTTTTGATAATGTCAGATTCATTGTGATAATGCATATCTGCGTCACGTACAAGGGGCTTGATAGGATTATATTcgttattaaaaaatacaaagaacAAAGGAATGAATTATTGATATTGCCGAGTGCTTAAAACGAAAAAAGTAGCATTTCATCCATATTTCATACTCAAATGTAAACTATGAAGCAGCAAAACACAACACTATGAACTATATAATACACTAATATTATCTCATTTCTTGGGTGTGTTTTTGCAGGTGGAGGCCCCGTTTGTGCCTAAATGCAGAGGGCCCGGGGACACCAGCAACTTCGACGACTACGAGGAAGAAGAGATCCGTGTGTCGTTCACGGAGAAGTGTGCGAAAGAATTCGCCGAGTTCTAGGGGAATAAGTGATAGaaatcagaaagagagagagagagagagaggaatatagatggagagagagaacgaTAAAAAGTGCATGAATCCTAAAACCGATCCTTCCTTCTGTTAAACAGCAGAGAAACCAGCGGAAGAGAGCAGAGAAGACCTCCAGGGCCTTTATCATCTCCTCTGTTTCAACCATGTttgtaattttctatttttttgtttaactcTCTGTTGGCGTGATATTAATCATGATGGATTTGATTGGGTGTAAATGCAGGTCTGTGGACTGGGATTGTTTTTGCCGCACAGAGACAGACGGGGTTAAGTTATCGTCTATTCAGAGATCATCTCTCATCTTGAGCAGTTACTGCTCTCCACAAGGTCTCCAGAACTACCATACAGAaacatagaaaaagaaaaaaaatatgtattcctGTGTAATAACCGAAATATTTCGGTCCTGTCATGTGTTTCTTTATTCTTAAAAATGCACTGAAGGGATGACAAAGTGAAAGTGGCATTGAAAAGAAGCCATGATTTTATCAAATGagcacctctttttttttctctttcagctgTAGGTCCACTGCGCTCTGTAAAATATTCACGGATGAACTTTGAACTTTCACCTCTGAAATGTGCCATGAAATCCTACAGGTGTCAgttgtttcacttgattatagcTGACAGATAGCAGGGGTCCTAAAGGCTGCGATGACGGGCCCACAGCCTTCGTGTAGAGGAGGGGAGgagtgtttttgtttaatttgttaataCTATAACTGTTACAGTTCTCATTGGGTTCTACATTTATAAAACCTGACGAAACCGCACACGTTTCTGTGCGTGATTGACACGGCGAAGCCTTGCGGTCGACGCTCTCCGCATCGCTCTCGCCGTTTTCACCATTTCTTCCCTCTTTATTCTTccatttctgcatttttaaataggcaaagTCTTCTCTCTGAATGGGTGCAGTGCATCTGGCTCCTTTCTGGGTGAGAATTTCTTACACGCACCTCTCTAGGCTACAAATATCTCCTAAGCTGGAGGTGAACTCAGTGGATACCAGTGCTAACTCCTGAGGACATGGTTCAAGTTAATTGTGATATTTTGCACCACAAGAATCATTCCAATAAAGTATTACTATAAATACCAAACAGGTTTCCGTCCCTTCATGTGCAATAGTGGAAACTCCTAACATTGAGCTGAGGTCTTATTTGGCTTTCTTCAACTGTATACCTGGATGTATTTTGGAAATGCAACggcaaataattgttttaatcatGTCACTatgttccatttatttatttatatatctatatttatttattattatttttattttattttttgtagtttttttgtgcTTGTAATTAATGCACTGCAAATTTTAGGCCAGTTTTATGAAAAgtgcatgaatatatatatatatatatgttccaaTCTGTTAACAGCTAGCAGTGACGTGAGGACTTATAAAATAGAACTAGACTTGTCGACCATCTGTCATGTAACCATTAAACACAGATGCGTTTCACaatgttatttaaatgaatatcGAGCTTGCCTATGGAAAATCTGTTGCGTAATTAGATGTGATGATAGACTGTGGCGCGAGCGTGAACAAAAGCGCAAAACGTGTAACTCCGCAATACCACCTTAAATGAGCGCCTCGCATAGACGCAGAGCGCAGCGGAGGATTCTCTTCGGAATGTAGTCCACCTTAAGCGCACATAGAGGGTAAACGCAGGCGTAGAGCGAGGCTTCCGCTTCATTCCCAGCCGGGCTCGGAGCGGATCACTTCGGGGACAAGAGAGAGGCGCTCGGCCCAAGCCAACGGAACCAGTGCTGCAACATGTCGGAGCCGAAATACCGAGAATGGATCCTAGAAACCATCGACTCCCTGCGCTCGAGAAAAGCCCGACCGGACCTGGAAAGAATCTGCCGAATGGTCCGAAGAAGACACGGCTCAGACCCGGACAAAACCAGGGCTGAACTAGAAAAACTGATCCAAGAGCAAACTGTGCTGAAAGTTAGCTACAAGGGGTCCATCTCCTACAGGAACGCTGCTAAAGTGCAAAGGAAATGCAGAAAGAGAACGGAGCAAACCCCCGACAGCGGCGAGCCGCTCGGTGAACACGACAAACACGCCGGTTTCATTAACAACGACAGCGCGCTCAGCCTCACGGACCAAGAGGAGTGCGAGGACAAGGAGCCCGAGGAACCCGGCGCGAGCCCGTGTCCTGACCCCCTGCCTCAAACCTCGCCCTCCGCTTTTGTAAAGGAAGAGCAGATTTTACCACAGTCTAGCGGAAACAGTTTTGTTAGTTGTGGCGCATCGGGCCACTCCGCCGGGAGCGTGAAAGCAAGTGCATCGAGAGACAAGAGATTAGTCTCCGAGGCGGGGGCGAGCGGCTCCTCTCACCGCGATGCTTCAGGCGCGAGCGGACGGGCCGAGGGAGACACGCCGCTCGCCGCTGGACACGAGGGCAGAGAtcaggatgaggaggaagagaaagaagagaaaacTTGCTCGAGCGTCAGCAGTCCGCCTCCGAGAAACAAGATCCCCGCGTCCCCCAAACCTAAACTCAAGGTGGGGGCAAAGGGCGCCGGGGCGCGCTGCTCGGAGTCTCCGGACGGGAACAGCGCTGATTTGGGCGATAGACTCGTTGCCGCGGTCCGAAGTCTGACCGAGAGACACCGGGGCTCCGCCGCAACGCGGGGCCACGCACCGCCGGGACTCAAAGAGATCCTCGACTTCCTCAGCACGCAGCGAGGGATGCCCGAGGAGAAGCTGACCCGCAACCGCGTTAAAGTGGTGCTGGAGCGCGAGATCGAGAGGGGTCGTCTCCGCAGGACCCGCCTGGGCCACATCACTCTCCCCGCGCGGGGGATGGGGGCGGCGAAGCCGTCCGCGCGGCTCCCGAGGAGCGCACCGCAAGACAGACATCTCGAGAAAAAGGTGACTTAATATTTCCAACACGTCCTGCGCAGTCGTGGCATAAATAAATGATCGTGCTTCGA from Carassius auratus strain Wakin chromosome 1, ASM336829v1, whole genome shotgun sequence includes these protein-coding regions:
- the samd1b gene encoding atherin; translated protein: MSEPKYREWILETIDSLRSRKARPDLERICRMVRRRHGSDPDKTRAELEKLIQEQTVLKVSYKGSISYRNAAKVQRKCRKRTEQTPDSGEPLGEHDKHAGFINNDSALSLTDQEECEDKEPEEPGASPCPDPLPQTSPSAFVKEEQILPQSSGNSFVSCGASGHSAGSVKASASRDKRLVSEAGASGSSHRDASGASGRAEGDTPLAAGHEGRDQDEEEEKEEKTCSSVSSPPPRNKIPASPKPKLKVGAKGAGARCSESPDGNSADLGDRLVAAVRSLTERHRGSAATRGHAPPGLKEILDFLSTQRGMPEEKLTRNRVKVVLEREIERGRLRRTRLGHITLPARGMGAAKPSARLPRSAPQDRHLEKKEEVKEEERMEVEGEEHGPAEDSPQTQACTDPVSPDTEVQVDHSPSSPLTSEGKSQSSSSLETANQSSSRQEVDVGGREEQTTSVEPEDAGAEKNTEAPDQLHPSSEDQVIVMSETEKAPSSLPMRDCSGCKLEVGVSSCLLTPSASPGAAEERGMNEGIAGFVKLETGGMSPVDWTVADVASYFTAAGFPEQALAFRTQEIDGKSLLLMQRNDVLTGLSIRLGPALKIYERHVKVLQRTHFQDDEAFC